A single window of Martelella sp. NC20 DNA harbors:
- a CDS encoding glycosyltransferase family 4 protein, with amino-acid sequence MTGRLFFAYPGDLALRTGGYGYDRKVIAGLEALGWDVELVALGDGFPEPEPAVKQRAARLLSALPDGALAMIDGLAFGVLDDWAAREAARLTLVALVHHPLALETGLDASQQAAFHESERKALSFARHIVVTSAETGRELVSRFVVPDGKITVALPGTEPAPVSACDGDPPHIVSIGSLIPRKAHHVLVDALKRIERLAWKATIVGSREMHPQTAEALERQIATLGLGGRILLAGDCDDTSALLAKADIFALASRYEGYGMVFAEALSQGVPVIACHAGAIADVVPTEAGILVPVDDSAAFADALARLISDKALHMNMAAAARRAGEKLPGWDVTARTISCSLEALS; translated from the coding sequence TTGACTGGCAGGCTGTTCTTTGCCTATCCCGGCGACCTTGCTCTTAGAACCGGCGGCTACGGCTATGACCGGAAGGTGATTGCCGGGCTGGAAGCGCTTGGATGGGACGTGGAACTGGTGGCGCTCGGCGACGGTTTTCCCGAGCCGGAACCGGCGGTGAAGCAGCGGGCGGCGCGCCTGCTCTCGGCGCTGCCGGACGGAGCGCTGGCGATGATCGACGGGCTTGCCTTCGGCGTCCTGGACGACTGGGCCGCCCGCGAGGCCGCGCGGCTGACCCTTGTCGCGCTCGTCCACCATCCGCTGGCGCTTGAAACCGGGCTCGATGCCAGCCAGCAGGCCGCTTTTCACGAAAGCGAGCGCAAGGCGCTTTCCTTCGCCCGCCATATCGTGGTGACGTCAGCGGAGACGGGAAGGGAGCTTGTCAGCCGGTTCGTCGTACCGGATGGGAAGATCACCGTGGCGCTGCCCGGCACGGAGCCTGCGCCCGTTTCGGCCTGCGATGGCGATCCGCCGCATATCGTTTCCATCGGTTCGCTGATCCCGCGCAAGGCGCATCATGTGCTGGTCGACGCCCTGAAGCGGATCGAACGCCTCGCCTGGAAGGCCACCATTGTCGGCAGCCGTGAGATGCACCCGCAAACCGCGGAAGCGCTCGAACGGCAGATCGCGACGCTCGGTCTCGGCGGCAGAATTCTGCTCGCAGGCGACTGTGACGATACAAGCGCGCTGCTTGCGAAAGCCGACATCTTCGCGCTTGCCAGCCGTTACGAAGGCTATGGCATGGTGTTCGCCGAAGCGCTTTCGCAGGGTGTGCCCGTGATTGCCTGCCATGCGGGCGCCATTGCCGACGTGGTGCCGACGGAGGCCGGCATTCTCGTCCCCGTCGATGACAGCGCGGCCTTTGCAGACGCGCTCGCAAGGTTGATATCCGACAAGGCGCTTCACATGAACATGGCGGCCGCGGCCAGACGCGCGGGTGAAAAACTGCCGGGCTGGGACGTCACCGCGCGCACCATCTCGTGCTCTCTGGAAGCCCTGTCATGA
- a CDS encoding 6-pyruvoyl trahydropterin synthase family protein has protein sequence MFAVEVRDHIMIAHSLPRPVFGPAQGMHGATFVIDAAFFTDDVDDDGLAVDIGAATETLGAVLKPLNYQNLDEVAAFSGRITTTEVIAKYIFDRLADAVGEKKLGPGSQRIVRIRVTLHESHAARGWYEGAL, from the coding sequence ATGTTTGCCGTTGAAGTCCGCGATCACATCATGATCGCCCACAGCCTTCCCCGACCCGTTTTCGGCCCTGCGCAGGGCATGCACGGCGCCACCTTCGTGATCGATGCCGCCTTCTTCACCGACGATGTCGACGATGATGGCCTCGCCGTCGATATCGGCGCTGCGACCGAAACCCTCGGCGCGGTGCTGAAGCCGCTCAACTACCAGAACCTGGACGAGGTCGCAGCCTTCAGCGGCAGGATCACGACGACCGAGGTGATCGCGAAATATATCTTCGACCGGCTCGCTGACGCCGTCGGGGAGAAAAAGCTCGGGCCGGGCAGCCAGCGGATTGTCAGGATCCGCGTGACCCTTCATGAATCCCATGCGGCCCGCGGCTGGTATGAGGGCGCGCTTTGA
- a CDS encoding zinc-dependent alcohol dehydrogenase, translating to MNGSFGGSERASGTARALWFPAARTCALHDEKLGPVEPGSVLVRTLFSGISRGTESLVFNGLVPEGERERMRGPHMAGDFPFPVKYGYALVGRVENGPEHLAGRTVFCLHPHQDATIVAEDMVTPLPENVPPERAILAANMETALNIVWDAQIMPGDRVAVFGAGVVGALTAFIATAIIGTDVVLVDRNPARRALAGKLGIGFAESGALDGDFDLLINASASGEALTEALDHAGFEARIVEASWYGDKPLTLPLGGPFHSQRLSLVSSQVGALPPARRARWTFARRLAKALELLGDDRLEALISGETAFEELAAAYPAILDDPATLCHRIRY from the coding sequence TTGAACGGATCTTTTGGCGGCAGCGAGAGAGCGTCCGGCACGGCGCGGGCGCTCTGGTTTCCGGCGGCGCGGACATGCGCTCTGCACGACGAAAAGCTCGGCCCGGTCGAACCGGGCTCGGTGCTCGTTCGAACGCTTTTCAGCGGCATCAGTCGGGGCACCGAGTCGCTGGTTTTCAACGGGCTGGTGCCGGAAGGCGAGCGGGAGCGCATGCGCGGTCCCCACATGGCGGGCGATTTCCCTTTTCCGGTGAAATACGGCTATGCGCTGGTGGGCCGCGTGGAGAACGGACCCGAACATCTGGCCGGCCGAACCGTGTTCTGTCTGCATCCGCATCAAGACGCGACCATCGTGGCCGAAGACATGGTCACGCCGCTGCCGGAAAATGTGCCGCCGGAGCGCGCCATCCTGGCCGCCAATATGGAGACGGCGCTCAACATTGTCTGGGATGCGCAGATCATGCCCGGCGACCGGGTGGCGGTTTTCGGCGCCGGCGTTGTCGGCGCGCTCACCGCTTTCATCGCCACGGCGATCATCGGCACGGATGTCGTTCTGGTCGACCGCAATCCGGCAAGACGGGCGCTTGCCGGAAAACTCGGCATCGGCTTTGCCGAAAGCGGCGCGCTCGACGGCGATTTCGATTTGCTGATCAACGCGTCAGCATCCGGCGAAGCTCTGACGGAGGCGCTGGACCATGCCGGGTTCGAGGCCCGCATTGTCGAGGCGAGCTGGTACGGCGACAAGCCGCTGACCCTGCCGCTCGGCGGGCCGTTCCATTCGCAGAGGCTTTCGCTCGTCAGTTCCCAGGTCGGCGCGCTGCCGCCGGCACGGCGTGCGCGCTGGACGTTCGCGCGCCGCCTTGCCAAAGCGCTGGAGCTGCTTGGTGACGACCGACTCGAGGCGCTGATATCCGGCGAGACCGCGTTTGAGGAGCTCGCCGCCGCCTATCCCGCAATCCTTGATGATCCAGCGACGCTCTGCCATCGTATCCGGTATTAA
- the ribA gene encoding GTP cyclohydrolase II RibA: MEVERAVAELRFGRPVILRHDAQKLAVLALDCASPATYDAFAVACDDRHALFLTARRAHCMGISSGIGIAAPAAGLSFDAASRLSYALDARAPAQWREADPAMEAAAELARMSLLLPAMVCAEIDGIEERFAACQRLDCGHLAGSASARQEFAEVVRTRVPLKELGDAQFAVFRGGLAQKDQIAIIVGEPDLSRPVSVRIHSSCLTGDLCGSLKCDCGDQLRNGLANLRAAGGGVLIYLDQEGRGTGIGSKMRAYGYQHQGLDTIDADAELGLEPDHRRYEAAVAILRLLGISSVVLHTNNPTKIAAINAAGITVAGRVPTHGKITEENLNYLRTKALRADHIIDPETLVTAK, encoded by the coding sequence ATGGAAGTCGAACGGGCCGTCGCCGAATTGCGCTTCGGGCGACCGGTCATCCTGCGGCATGACGCACAAAAGCTCGCCGTTCTGGCGCTCGATTGTGCCTCTCCTGCCACATATGATGCGTTCGCGGTGGCGTGTGATGATCGCCATGCGCTTTTCCTGACCGCGCGCCGGGCGCATTGTATGGGCATATCGTCCGGCATCGGTATCGCGGCGCCCGCCGCCGGCCTGTCGTTCGATGCCGCGTCCCGGCTTTCCTACGCGCTGGATGCTCGGGCGCCGGCGCAATGGCGCGAGGCCGATCCGGCGATGGAAGCGGCCGCGGAATTGGCGCGCATGTCACTGCTGCTGCCTGCCATGGTCTGCGCCGAAATCGACGGCATCGAGGAACGCTTCGCCGCCTGTCAAAGGCTTGATTGCGGCCATCTTGCAGGAAGCGCAAGCGCGCGGCAGGAATTCGCGGAAGTCGTGCGTACACGGGTCCCCCTGAAAGAACTCGGCGACGCGCAATTCGCGGTGTTTCGCGGCGGGCTTGCGCAAAAGGACCAGATCGCGATCATCGTCGGCGAGCCGGATCTCAGCCGGCCGGTTTCCGTCCGCATCCATTCCTCCTGCCTGACCGGCGACCTTTGCGGCTCGCTGAAATGCGATTGCGGGGATCAGCTTCGCAATGGCCTTGCCAATCTCAGGGCGGCTGGAGGCGGCGTGCTGATCTATCTCGATCAGGAGGGACGCGGCACCGGCATCGGTTCGAAGATGCGAGCCTATGGCTATCAGCATCAGGGCCTCGATACCATCGACGCCGATGCCGAACTGGGGCTTGAGCCCGACCATCGCCGCTATGAGGCGGCGGTCGCGATATTGCGCCTGCTCGGCATCTCAAGCGTCGTTCTGCACACCAACAACCCGACAAAGATCGCCGCGATCAACGCCGCGGGCATTACGGTGGCGGGGCGCGTGCCGACGCACGGCAAGATCACGGAGGAGAACCTGAACTATCTCCGCACGAAAGCACTGAGGGCCGATCACATAATCGATCCGGAAACCCTGGTGACAGCGAAATAG
- a CDS encoding CDP-alcohol phosphatidyltransferase family protein, with the protein MDHKPSPALPPSLKTSALVILGVVFAAALVFYQLVGPHLTLGRWAVAFAGFLLLMIFTVVVRALPHHPHNSFGAANAITAIRTAIVSLVTAAVFFAADMASGQSAVWILIALVLTALALDGFDGYLARNLGRESALGARFDMEIDALLILVLSEAALMLGKAGWWVLAIGLMRYIFVGAQFFVPALCLPLPPSFRRKLICVVQVATLCVILVPAVIPPVSTVAALIALGLLSYSFAVDIIFLLRKGRQ; encoded by the coding sequence ATGGATCACAAGCCAAGCCCAGCATTGCCGCCAAGCCTCAAGACCAGCGCGCTTGTCATTCTGGGCGTCGTTTTTGCCGCCGCGCTCGTTTTCTATCAGCTTGTCGGCCCGCATCTGACGCTCGGGCGATGGGCGGTGGCGTTCGCCGGCTTCCTGCTGCTCATGATTTTTACGGTCGTCGTGCGCGCCCTGCCCCATCATCCTCACAACTCGTTCGGCGCGGCCAACGCCATCACCGCGATCCGAACGGCGATCGTCAGTCTCGTCACCGCGGCGGTATTCTTTGCCGCCGACATGGCCAGCGGACAATCGGCGGTCTGGATCCTGATCGCGCTGGTGCTGACCGCGCTCGCGCTCGACGGTTTCGATGGCTATCTCGCCCGCAACCTCGGTCGGGAATCGGCGCTTGGCGCGCGGTTCGACATGGAAATCGATGCGCTTCTCATTCTGGTTCTGTCGGAGGCGGCGCTGATGCTGGGCAAGGCCGGATGGTGGGTTCTGGCGATCGGATTGATGCGCTATATCTTCGTCGGCGCGCAATTTTTCGTGCCCGCGCTTTGCCTGCCCCTGCCGCCGTCATTTCGCAGGAAGCTGATCTGCGTGGTTCAGGTCGCAACGCTCTGCGTCATTCTCGTGCCGGCCGTCATCCCCCCGGTCTCGACCGTCGCGGCGCTGATCGCGCTGGGCCTGCTGAGCTATTCGTTTGCGGTCGACATCATCTTTCTGCTGCGCAAGGGGCGGCAATGA
- a CDS encoding lysylphosphatidylglycerol synthase transmembrane domain-containing protein: MHKFAVIPIAACLALLAGLIVVTGPERLAATFSDVPPVLVVMGLALVQVQIIASAWRWRFTAKRLGQGIGLGLAIREYYIGSALNLVLPGGMAGDALRAYRSRMEGTGGWKRPAAAVFLERLSGQLAFFGLCFIGLLAWPVFLSERLPGQADVLIWGASAVLLVCIAGAIAIRTAWLPQRLRGLGPDIAAVFWRDRAWLVQGGLSVFIVSGYIAVFLIASSAVGAPLPAIAAFTAIPLCLMTMLIPAGIGGWGTREAAAAALWPLFGYTSAEGVAASLLYGLLSLAGAAVPGGVSVAISLVRGRIAKS; this comes from the coding sequence GTGCATAAATTTGCCGTCATTCCGATTGCCGCATGTCTCGCGCTGCTTGCGGGACTGATCGTCGTCACCGGCCCGGAGCGTCTGGCCGCGACCTTCAGCGATGTGCCGCCGGTGCTCGTGGTCATGGGGCTTGCGCTTGTGCAGGTGCAGATCATTGCGTCCGCCTGGCGCTGGCGTTTCACCGCCAAGCGGCTTGGACAGGGTATCGGTCTCGGTCTTGCCATTCGGGAATATTACATCGGCAGCGCGCTCAATCTGGTCCTGCCGGGCGGCATGGCGGGAGATGCCCTGCGCGCCTATCGCAGCCGAATGGAAGGAACGGGCGGCTGGAAACGTCCGGCAGCGGCGGTGTTTCTGGAACGATTGTCGGGTCAACTCGCCTTTTTCGGATTGTGCTTTATCGGCCTCCTGGCCTGGCCGGTCTTTCTGAGCGAACGGCTGCCCGGTCAGGCGGATGTTCTGATCTGGGGGGCAAGCGCCGTGCTGCTGGTCTGCATTGCCGGCGCCATAGCGATCCGGACCGCGTGGCTGCCGCAGCGCCTGCGGGGGCTTGGCCCGGATATCGCCGCCGTATTCTGGAGAGACCGGGCATGGCTGGTGCAGGGCGGCCTCAGCGTGTTCATCGTATCCGGCTATATCGCGGTCTTTCTGATCGCTTCCAGCGCGGTCGGCGCGCCCTTGCCGGCGATCGCCGCCTTCACCGCCATTCCGCTCTGTCTGATGACGATGCTGATACCCGCCGGTATCGGCGGCTGGGGCACGCGGGAGGCCGCCGCCGCCGCGCTGTGGCCGCTCTTCGGCTACACCAGCGCCGAGGGCGTGGCGGCAAGCCTGCTTTACGGTTTGCTGTCGCTGGCGGGAGCCGCCGTACCCGGGGGCGTTTCGGTCGCCATATCGCTCGTCAGAGGCCGGATCGCGAAATCCTGA
- a CDS encoding sulfatase-like hydrolase/transferase, translating to MTRSDRPDKGRTTSSRALWLAFVFFIAVSFAALTLPDHPGAFSSAAFLRFPLEIPLMALALLVLPRRMAAVLSVLFALAVFTLLFLKIADIGVQSAFQRRFNPYLDMKMLADGWNVFSGTLGPWQAGLALGMVVAGFAGVLVLYFRAELRLIKLTTTQKRGTVIATLALLGIGVALHFAETPMRAEMKALPYLGNRLALIERSITDMRQFERDLVARDDAGSGDDLFAGIRGRDVILVFVESYGRSAVEDPLYSPVTVPRLENVESALAGAGFAAASGWLVSPTMGGLSWLAHGTFLSGLWTDSQARYDRLMISNRQSLNRLFRQAGWRTAAVMPAITMDWPEASYFGYDQVFAASDLGYRGKPFNWITMPDQYTLSAFERLARQPARASGTPLMAEIALISSHAPWTPVPRLISWNDVGDGTVFNSQAESGETPQTVWSNRDDIRDHYIRTIDYSLQTLGDYITRFGDDAVFIVLGDHQPAPIITGPDASRAVPVHVVSRDAALIGRFEADGFTASMIPARDAPEIPMDTIRARLVELFGQTSGPTK from the coding sequence ATGACAAGAAGCGACAGGCCTGACAAGGGGCGAACCACATCATCGCGCGCGCTGTGGCTTGCCTTCGTGTTTTTCATCGCCGTCAGCTTTGCCGCCCTGACGCTGCCGGATCATCCGGGAGCGTTTTCGAGCGCGGCCTTCCTGCGGTTCCCGCTGGAAATCCCTCTCATGGCGCTGGCGCTGCTGGTGCTGCCGCGACGGATGGCGGCCGTGCTGTCGGTTCTGTTTGCCCTTGCCGTCTTCACCCTGCTGTTCCTGAAGATCGCCGATATCGGCGTGCAATCCGCGTTCCAGCGGCGCTTCAACCCCTATCTCGACATGAAGATGTTGGCCGACGGCTGGAATGTTTTCTCCGGAACCCTCGGACCATGGCAGGCGGGCCTTGCCCTCGGCATGGTCGTCGCGGGTTTTGCCGGCGTTCTCGTGCTGTATTTCCGCGCCGAACTGCGGCTGATAAAGCTCACCACCACGCAAAAGCGTGGAACGGTGATCGCAACGCTCGCTTTGCTCGGGATCGGAGTAGCGCTCCACTTCGCCGAAACCCCGATGCGGGCCGAGATGAAAGCCCTTCCCTATCTCGGCAACCGGCTTGCGCTGATAGAGCGCTCGATCACGGATATGCGGCAGTTCGAACGTGACCTCGTGGCGCGAGATGACGCCGGTTCCGGCGACGATCTGTTTGCCGGGATCAGGGGGCGCGACGTCATTCTCGTCTTCGTGGAATCCTACGGGCGCAGCGCCGTCGAGGATCCGCTTTACAGTCCGGTGACGGTGCCAAGGCTCGAAAATGTCGAAAGCGCGCTCGCCGGTGCCGGTTTTGCCGCAGCATCCGGCTGGCTCGTCTCCCCCACCATGGGCGGGTTGAGCTGGCTTGCCCACGGCACGTTTCTATCCGGTCTGTGGACCGACAGCCAGGCCCGCTACGACAGGCTGATGATCAGCAACCGGCAGAGCCTGAACCGGCTGTTCCGGCAGGCTGGATGGCGTACGGCCGCCGTCATGCCGGCGATCACCATGGACTGGCCGGAGGCCTCGTATTTCGGTTACGATCAGGTGTTTGCGGCAAGCGATCTGGGCTATCGGGGAAAGCCCTTCAACTGGATCACGATGCCTGACCAATACACATTGTCGGCATTCGAACGGCTGGCGCGCCAGCCTGCCCGCGCATCGGGCACGCCGCTGATGGCCGAAATCGCGCTGATTTCGAGCCATGCGCCATGGACGCCGGTGCCAAGGCTGATCAGCTGGAACGATGTCGGCGACGGCACGGTGTTCAACAGCCAGGCGGAAAGCGGCGAGACGCCGCAAACGGTATGGTCGAACCGCGACGATATCCGCGATCATTATATCCGCACGATCGATTATTCGCTGCAGACGCTCGGCGACTACATCACCCGCTTTGGAGACGACGCCGTTTTCATCGTCCTCGGCGACCACCAGCCGGCGCCGATCATCACCGGTCCCGATGCCTCGCGCGCCGTGCCGGTGCATGTCGTCAGCAGGGATGCCGCACTGATCGGACGCTTCGAGGCGGACGGGTTCACCGCCAGCATGATCCCCGCCCGGGACGCGCCGGAAATCCCGATGGATACGATCAGAGCCCGTCTCGTCGAGCTCTTCGGGCAAACTTCCGGACCGACGAAGTAA
- a CDS encoding efflux RND transporter permease subunit produces the protein MKLGIAGNLTRTFIVSPLTPLLLLAAIALGLIALVSLPREEEPQISVPMVDIHVNANGLRAEDAVKLVTEPLETIVKSIDGVEHVYSQTDDDGVLVTARFEVGTNSDTAILRVHEKIRANMDRIPVGVPEPLIVGRGIDDVAAVVVTLRPTEEAAGRWTANDLTRLARELQVEVSKLPDIGLTYIVGEQPEQFRVEPDPERLSLFGITLQQLAAKVEGANRSFRVGTIREDGSQLPVIAGQTLQSLPEIGNLLLTARDGRPVYVRDVADVVLATAPAESRVTDIRRTDAGLDRAAAVSLAIAKRPGTNAVVIAEEIVHRLEQVRGQIFPSDVEMTVTRNYGETANEKANELLFHLALATVSIVVLVGIAIGWREALVVAVVIPTTILLTFFASWIMGYTINRVSLFALIFSIGILVDDAIVVIENIARHWAMQDDRSRVQSAIDAVAEVGNPTIVATLTVIAALLPMMFVSGMMGPYMSPIPANASAAMLFSFFVAVILTPWLMIRIGGKAAGHAHGHGGSAAAHGAAGGGRLGRLYVAVARPVLKSRARAWTFIIVVAVATFASLGLFYTKHVTVKLLPFDNKSDLQVVLDLPKGSSVEDTDRALQSVVDRLAGVPEILSFQTYAGTAAPFDFNGLVRHYYLRANPEQGQVAVNLSPKGDRDRASHAIALDMRERLDGLDLPQDAVVKVVEPPPGPPVMGTLLAEIYGPDPETRRAVAGKVREAFESVPFVVDLDDSYHNRPERMRIAINQDNLEYYRVEQSDVFDALSYLYGGTTVGYSHRGGGRQPIPIRLALPKEHNTIDERALSTPVPANALPGGRDVVELGDVVTVTQEPASYPIFRHNGRAAEMVMAELAGAYEAPIYGMLAVQDAIDAMDWGDLPKPAIVLHGQPDDETTPTLLWDGEWEVTWVTFRDMGAAFMVALIGIYILVVAQFGSFKLPLVILTPIPLTFIGILGGHWLFGAPFTATSMIGFIALAGIIVRNSILLVDFIRHARRPGRPLIDVLLEAGAIRFKPILLTALAAMIGAAVILTDPIFQGLAISLLFGLASSTALTVLIIPAIYVVLRGDRQDPGPDAAVTGPDETDPDEAGNAGSASA, from the coding sequence ATGAAGCTCGGAATTGCAGGCAATCTCACCCGCACCTTCATCGTCTCGCCGCTCACGCCGCTCCTGCTGCTGGCCGCGATTGCGCTTGGCCTGATTGCGCTCGTCTCGCTGCCGCGCGAGGAAGAGCCGCAGATTTCGGTGCCGATGGTCGACATTCATGTCAATGCCAATGGCCTGAGGGCCGAGGACGCCGTCAAGCTCGTCACCGAGCCGCTGGAAACCATCGTCAAGAGCATTGACGGCGTCGAGCACGTCTATTCGCAGACGGATGACGACGGCGTGCTCGTCACCGCCCGTTTCGAGGTCGGCACCAATTCCGATACCGCCATATTGCGGGTCCATGAGAAGATCCGCGCCAATATGGACCGCATCCCGGTGGGCGTCCCGGAGCCGCTGATCGTCGGTCGCGGCATCGATGACGTGGCCGCGGTTGTCGTCACCCTGAGGCCGACGGAGGAGGCCGCGGGGCGCTGGACGGCAAACGACCTGACCCGGCTTGCCCGCGAACTTCAGGTGGAAGTCTCGAAGCTGCCCGATATTGGGCTCACCTATATCGTCGGCGAACAGCCCGAACAGTTCCGCGTCGAACCGGATCCCGAGCGGCTTTCGCTGTTCGGCATCACATTGCAGCAACTCGCCGCCAAGGTCGAAGGGGCCAACCGTTCGTTCCGCGTCGGCACCATCCGCGAGGACGGTAGCCAGCTTCCCGTCATCGCCGGCCAGACGCTTCAGTCATTGCCCGAGATCGGCAATCTTCTGCTGACCGCGCGCGACGGCCGTCCGGTCTATGTCCGCGACGTTGCCGACGTGGTTCTGGCGACCGCGCCCGCCGAAAGCCGCGTCACCGACATCCGCCGCACGGATGCCGGGCTGGACCGCGCCGCCGCCGTCTCATTGGCGATCGCCAAGCGTCCCGGCACCAATGCGGTGGTGATCGCCGAGGAGATCGTGCACAGGCTGGAGCAGGTGCGCGGCCAGATTTTCCCCTCCGACGTGGAAATGACGGTCACGCGCAACTATGGCGAGACCGCCAATGAGAAAGCCAACGAGCTGCTGTTCCATCTGGCGCTTGCGACCGTCTCGATCGTCGTTCTGGTGGGCATCGCCATTGGCTGGCGCGAGGCTCTGGTGGTTGCCGTCGTCATTCCGACGACCATCCTTCTGACTTTCTTCGCCTCATGGATCATGGGCTACACGATCAACCGCGTCTCGTTGTTCGCCCTGATCTTCTCGATCGGCATCCTGGTCGACGACGCCATCGTCGTGATCGAGAACATTGCCCGCCACTGGGCGATGCAGGATGACCGCTCGCGCGTTCAGTCGGCGATAGACGCCGTTGCCGAGGTCGGCAACCCCACCATCGTCGCCACGCTGACGGTGATCGCCGCGCTGCTGCCGATGATGTTCGTCTCGGGCATGATGGGCCCCTATATGAGCCCGATCCCCGCCAATGCCTCGGCGGCCATGCTGTTCTCGTTCTTCGTCGCCGTCATCCTGACGCCGTGGCTGATGATCAGGATCGGCGGCAAGGCGGCCGGCCATGCCCACGGGCACGGCGGTTCCGCGGCGGCCCACGGGGCTGCGGGCGGCGGACGGCTCGGACGGCTCTATGTCGCGGTCGCGCGGCCCGTCCTGAAAAGCCGCGCGCGCGCATGGACCTTCATCATCGTCGTGGCTGTCGCGACCTTCGCCTCGCTCGGGCTGTTCTACACCAAGCACGTCACGGTCAAGCTGCTGCCGTTCGACAACAAGTCCGATCTCCAGGTCGTGCTCGACCTGCCGAAAGGATCGTCGGTGGAGGATACCGACCGGGCGCTGCAATCGGTTGTCGACAGGCTTGCCGGGGTTCCGGAAATCCTCTCCTTCCAGACCTATGCCGGCACGGCCGCGCCGTTCGATTTCAACGGGCTGGTGCGTCACTATTACCTCAGGGCCAACCCCGAACAGGGGCAGGTCGCCGTCAACCTCTCGCCGAAGGGCGATCGCGACCGGGCAAGCCACGCCATCGCGCTCGACATGCGCGAACGGCTCGATGGTCTCGATCTGCCGCAGGACGCCGTGGTGAAGGTGGTGGAGCCGCCGCCCGGTCCGCCGGTCATGGGCACGCTGCTTGCCGAGATCTATGGTCCCGACCCTGAAACGCGGCGCGCCGTCGCGGGCAAGGTGCGGGAGGCTTTCGAGAGCGTGCCGTTCGTCGTCGATCTTGACGACAGCTACCACAACCGACCTGAACGGATGCGTATCGCCATCAATCAGGACAATCTCGAATATTACCGGGTCGAACAATCGGATGTCTTCGACGCGCTCAGCTATCTCTATGGCGGGACAACCGTCGGCTATTCGCATCGCGGCGGCGGGCGTCAGCCGATCCCGATCCGGCTTGCGCTGCCGAAGGAACACAACACGATCGATGAACGCGCGCTCTCAACTCCGGTTCCGGCCAATGCGCTGCCGGGCGGGCGCGACGTGGTCGAACTCGGCGATGTCGTCACCGTTACGCAGGAGCCGGCGTCCTATCCGATCTTCCGGCATAATGGCCGCGCCGCCGAAATGGTGATGGCGGAGCTTGCCGGCGCCTACGAAGCGCCGATCTACGGCATGCTGGCCGTTCAGGACGCGATCGACGCGATGGACTGGGGCGACCTGCCCAAGCCGGCGATCGTCCTCCATGGCCAGCCCGACGACGAAACCACTCCGACGCTGCTGTGGGACGGCGAATGGGAGGTGACGTGGGTTACGTTCCGCGACATGGGGGCCGCCTTCATGGTGGCGCTTATCGGTATCTATATCCTTGTCGTCGCCCAGTTCGGCTCGTTCAAGCTGCCGCTCGTCATCCTGACGCCGATCCCGCTGACCTTCATCGGCATTCTCGGCGGACACTGGCTGTTCGGCGCGCCGTTTACCGCGACCTCGATGATCGGCTTCATCGCCCTCGCCGGCATCATCGTGCGCAATTCGATCCTGCTGGTCGATTTCATACGCCATGCGCGACGGCCCGGCCGGCCGCTCATCGACGTGCTTCTCGAAGCCGGCGCGATCCGTTTCAAGCCGATCCTGCTGACCGCGCTTGCCGCCATGATCGGCGCCGCCGTGATCCTCACCGACCCGATCTTCCAGGGGCTGGCGATCTCGCTGCTGTTCGGGCTCGCCTCGTCCACGGCGCTGACCGTGCTGATCATTCCCGCGATCTATGTCGTGTTGCGGGGAGACAGGCAGGACCCCGGCCCGGATGCTGCCGTGACGGGACCCGACGAGACGGACCCCGACGAGGCGGGCAATGCCGGTTCCGCATCGGCGTAG